The DNA window GCCCGGCACCACCCCGAAACGCCCACCGGGAAACATTGTCGGTCCGTGGCGGTAGCGTAGTGGCGTGCCCCAATCACCACTGACTGTCGCCGAACTGTCCGAAGCCGAGCTTTTGGCCCGGATCTTCCCGCGCCTTGAACTGAACGCCGTGCACAGCGCTGCTGTGCTCCTCGGGCCGGGCGATGACGCCGCCATCGTTGCCGTGCCCGACGGCCGGACCCTCATCAGCATCGACACCCAGGTGCAGGACCAGGACTTCCGGCTTCAGTGGAACAACGGCTACCGCACCACCGGCTATGACGTGGGCTGGAAGGCTGCGGCCCAAAACCTCAGCGACATCAACGCCATGGGCGGGTCCGCGACCTCCATGGTGGTCAGCCTGACCATGCCAGCCGGCACGCCTGTGGACTGGGTCGAGGACCTGGCGGACGGACTCGCCGCCGCCATCGGCAAGCTCGGTGCCGGGGCATGTTCCGTGGCGGGAGGCGATCTTGGCCGCGGCCGCGAACTGTCCGTCACCGTCGCCGTGCTGGGCACTCTCAGCGGCGGCCAGCCGGTGCTCAGGTCCGGGGCGCAGGCTGGAGACACGCTGGCCATCGCCCGCCATGCGGGCTCGGCCGCGGCGGGGCTGGCCCTGCTCGAGTCGACGCACCCGGTGGGTTCGCTGGCACCGGAACTTCGCTCGCTACTGGACCTTCAGTGCCGGCCCGAGCCGCCGCTGGATGCAGGCCCCCTTGCCCGGACGTCCGGCGCCACTGCCATGATGGACATCTCTGACGGCCTAGTGCGGGACGGCACCAGGCTGGCCCTGGCCAGCAATGTCGTGCTGGACCTTGACCCCAAGGCACTGACACTGCTGGCCGCACCGCTGCAGCCGGCCGCCGCCGTCCTGGAAACGGACCCGCTGGCGTGGGTGCTTGGCGGCGGCGAGGACCACGGCCTGCTCGCCACTTTCCCCGCCGGCGTTCAGCTGCCCCCGGGGTTCGCTGGGATAGGCTCAGTACAGGCCTGCACTTCACATGAAGCGGCAGGCGTGACAATCGCGGGCCGGCCCGCTGACTCCGTGGGATGGGATCACTTTGCAGATTAAGATTGCCGCGAACGCGCAAGCGATGAAGCGGTGGTTGGGCAAGGCCGAGACCGCCCTGGGCAACCACAGCGACCGCCTCAATGCGATCAACATCTTCCCGGTCGCCGACGGCGACACCGGCACCAACCTCTACCTCACGGTCCGGGCAGCCGCGCGTTCCCTTCAGGACGCCGCGCCGGTGCCCGCCGTGATGCAGGACCCCGCCCAGCCGCCGACCCCCGCCCAGATGCAAAGCCCTTCGCAGAGCCCGGCCCGCACGCCTGACCTGCGCCGGGCCCCGGATGCGGCGCAGAATGATGTCGGCGCCGTCCTGGCCAAGGCCGGACAAGCCGCCATGGAGCAGGCCAGGGGAAACTCGGGAACCCTGTTTTCCGTGTTCCTGTGTGCGGCGGCCGAACCCTTGGCCGGGCACACCCGGCTCACGGCAACGACGCTTGCCGCCGCGCTCAACCGGGCACAGATCCGGGCCTGGTCGGCGCTCAGCGATCCCGTTCCCGGCACCATGCTCTCGGTCATGGAGGCGGCCGCGCGAGCTGCCGCCGCCGTCGACGCCGGCCAGAACGGCAATGACAGCAACTACGCGCTGGGCCTGGCCCTGGACGCCGCGGTCGAAGCGGCGCTCGAGGCCGTGGTCCGCACCGAGGGGCAGCTGGATGCACTGCAGGCCGCACACGTCGTGGACGCCGGCGGCGTGGGCATGCTGCTCATCCTCGACTGCCTGCGGTCCGCGGTGCTGGGCGTGGAACTCCAGAGCGAGCTCCTGGACGGCCTGCACGGCTACGATCTGCAGGATCCCCATATCCACGCGGACATGCCGGACGACGACGGCGTGGAGGTCATGTGCACCATCAGCCTCTCGCCGCTGGACGCCGCGACCCTGAGGCAGCGCCTGGACGAACTCGGCGATTCGGTCATCATGAGCCAGGTGGGCCCGGCCCCGGACGCGGACGGCCGGTACCGCTGGCGCGTGCACGTCCACGTCCTGGATTCGGGGCCGGCATTGGAGACCATCAGTTCATTGGGACAACCGGCGGACGTGTCGGTCAGCGAACTGGCGCTGCCGCGCGATCCCAATCCGGTGGAGGCTGATGCGGGGAGCCGCGAGGGACGATGAACACCGAGCTGGAACTCGGCCTGGAGCGCCGGATAGGCAAGCGCTCCGCGGCCGTCGTTGAAAAACACCTGGGCATCACCACGGTGGGCGGGCTGCTGAATTACTTTCCGCGCCGGTACCTGAGCAGGGGAGAGCTGACGCCCATCAGCGAGGTCCCGCTGGACGAGGAAGTGACGCTCATTGCCCGCGTCATTTCGAACAGCACGCGGCAGATGCGCGCCCGGCGGGGCTCCATCACCGACGTCGTGATTTCCGACGACGCCGGCGCCCACGCCGGCGGTCCGCGGCCGCCGGGTTCGGCCCTGCCGGGAACCCTCAAGATCAGTTTCTTCAACGGCTTCCGGGCCAAGGCGGAGCTCCAGCCCGGCCGCAGGGCCATGTTTTCCGGCAAGGTCACGCGCTTCGCGGGATCGCTCGGCCTGACAAATCCTGACTTCCTGCTCCTGGACGAGGACTCGGACACCCCCGGCATGGATCCGGAAAAGCTCGCTGCCATGCCCATCCCCGTCTATCCGGCAACCGCCAAACTCACCAGCTGGTCCATCCAGAAGGTCATTTCCACCCTTCTGGACACCGTGGACCTGGACGCCCTGCAGGACCCCTTGCCGGCGGCCATCTCGGTCCGCGAGAAGTTCCTGCCGATGCCGCAGGCCTACCGGCTGATCCACGCCCCGCAGACGCCCGAGGACTCGCGCCAGGCCAGGGACCGGTTCCGCTACCAGGAGGCCCTGGTCCTACAGTCCGCCCTGGCGCGCCGCCGCGCCCAACTGGCCGCGGAGGAGGCAACGGCGCGGCGTCCCTTGCCCGACGGGCTCCTGGCCGCCTTTGACCGGCAGCTGCCGTTCACGCTGACCGCCGGGCAGGCCGCCGTGGGCAAGACGCTGTCCCAGGAACTGTCCCAGGACGGGCCCATGAACCGGCTGCTGCAGGGCGAGGTGGGCTCGGGGAAGACCATCGTTGCCCTCCGGGCCATGCTGCAGGTTGTCGATGCCGGCGGGCAGGCGGCCCTCCTGGCGCCCACGGAAGTCCTCGCCGCGCAGCACTTCGACTCCATCCGGCGGACGCTCGGCACGCTGTCCCGGGACGGACTCCTTGGCGGCTTCGGCGACCACTCCGTCCAGGTCAGCCTGCTCACCGGGTCCATGCCGACCGCGGCACGCAAGCAGGCACTGCTCGATGCCGCGTCGGGCACGGCCGGGATTGTGATCGGCACGCACGCCCTGCTGAGCGACAACGTGTCCTTCTATGATCTCGGCCTGATTGTTGTGGACGAACAGCACCGCTTCGGCGTGGAGCAGCGGGATGCCCTGCGGTCCAAGGCCAGCAAGCCGCCGCACCTGCTGGTCATGACGGCCACCCCCATCCCCAGGACCGTCGCCATGACCGTTTTCGGCGACCTCGAAACCTCCGTGCTGGACGAACTGCCGGCCGGCCGGGCACCCATCACCACGCACGTCGTGGGCCTGGCCGAGAATCCTGCCTGGGCCGGCCGGATCTGGTCCCGGTCGCGGGAAGAGATCGACGCCGGGCACCAGGTGTACGTAGTGTGCCCGAAGATCGGGACGGACGACGACGGCGATTTCAGTCCCGGTGAAGCGGAACCCGCCCCCGGGGACCTGGAGGGGGACGGCCCGGCGCGCGAACTGGCGTCGGTGACCGCCGTGGTCGAACACCTCGGCGAGGAACCGTCGCTGGCCGGGATTCCGCTGGCCCCGCTCCACGGGCGGCAGGATCCCGCGCTGAAATCCGAGACCATGGCATCATTCACGGCCAACAAGACCAAGCTGCTGGTCTCCACCACGGTGATCGAGGTGGGCGTGGACGTGCACAACGCCACGCTGATGGTCATCCTTGATGCGGACCGGTTCGGCATTTCGCAGCTCCATCAGCTCCGGGGCAGGGTCGGCCGCGGAGGCCTGCCGGGCACCTGCCTGCTGGTGACGACGCTCGAGCCCGGCCATCCGAGCCGCCGCCGGCTGGACGCCGTGGCCGCCACCACCGACGGCTTCGAACTGTCCCAGGAGGACCTGAAGCTGCGCCGTGAGGGCGACATCCTCGGCGCCTCGCAGTCGGGCGGCCGGTCCACGCTGAAGTTGCTCAGGGTCCTGGAGCATGAGGACATCATTGCCCGCGCCCGGCAGGATGCCCAGGAGATTGTGGCCCGCGACCCCGCGCTCCTCGACCACCCGGCCCTTGCCGAGGCCATCGACGACTACCTGAACCCCGAGAAGGAGGCGTTCCTTGAACGCGGCTAACTCCATGGACGTTCCGGCGAAGCGCGCCGGAAAGCGGACTACGGCATGAGCAGGATCGTGGCAGGTGTTGCCGGGGGAACGCCGCTCGTCAGCGTGCCCGGCTCTTCGACGCGCCCCACCACCGACCGCGTCAAAGAGGCCCTGTTTTCCAGGCTGGACGCCTTCGATGTCCTCGCCGGCTCGCGGGTGCTGGACCTCTACGCAGGTTCCGGGTCGCTCGGCGTTGAGAGCGCCAGCAGGGGCGCCACCGCCGTCGACCTCGTGGAGTTCGATGCCAAAGCCAGCGCTGTCTGCCAGCGGAACGCGGACCTGATCAACGGAGTGCTGGCGCAGAAAGCCGTCACCGTGCACCGTTCCCGGGTCGAGTCCTTCCTGGAGCGGACGGCTGAAGAAACCCTGTGGGACGTCGTGTTCCTGGACCCGCCCTACCCCCTGGACCAGCCCGCCCTGGCCGCGGTCCTGGCCAAGCTGGCCGGGCACCTCGCAGCCGGTGCCGTGGTGGTGGTGGAGCGCTCCTCGAGGTCACATGAGCCGGAGTGGCCCGCAGGCATGGAACGGTTTGCCGAGAAGAAGTACGGGGAGACCCGGCTGTGGTTCGCCGAACCCGCCAGCGGGCAGCAGCTCGACGTCGGGCCCGTGCCCGAGGACTGAGCCCAACGGCCGAGCTGGTCCTATGGCCGGTCAGCCGGACAGCCGATCCAGTTCGACCCCCGCCAGCACCTTGGCCGGGTGCGGCCCGCGGGCCGTCAGAGCGGCGGTCCATTCCGACGGCCACGGTTTCCGGGTGCCGGTCAGGATGATGTTCCCCGGGTACCGGCCCGTGAACATGCCGGCTTCGGCGAAGGCTGCAACGTCCGTCATGGCGCGCCGAAGTGCCGCCACCTGGCTTCGGACCAGTGTCAGGCCCGGTTCGTCACCCACGTTCACGATCAGCACGCCCCGTTGGGTCAGCAGCGCCGCGGCTTCCTCGTAGAACTCGGTGCAGGCAAGGTGCTCCGGAGCCTCGGGTCCGGAGAAGATATCCAGGATGACGACGTCGAATCGGAGGTCCGTGGGCAGCTCGGCCAAAGCGCCGCGGGCGTCGCCGATGATCGTTTGCAGCTGCGTGCCCTCGGGCAGCGGCAGCCGCTCCAGCACAAAGTCCAGCAGCTCACGCTCCAGCTCCACGGCATACTGCACCGAACCCGGGCGGGTTGCCTGGATGTACCGGGCCAGGGTCAGGGCACCGGCTCCAAGGTGCAGGGCGGTGATGGGCTCACCCCAGGGAGCAGCCAGGTCCACCATGTGGCCGATCCGGCGGAGGTACTCGTAGAAGATGTCCGCCGGGTCGGCCAGATCGACGTGTGACTGTTCCGCTCCGCCGATGCTGAGCACGAAGCAGCCGTCGGTGTAGGTGTCCGGTTCTATGACTGCGTGCTGGCCCGTGGTCCGCAAGAACCGCGAGGCCGCAGGGGAGCCTTCAGTCAACGTCAGAGCCTGTCCCGGAGCGTCGCCAGCCGGGAGGCCGCTTCTTCAAGGACCTCGGTCCTCTTGCAGAAGGCAAACCGCAGCAGGCTCCGCGTCCTTTCCGCACCCTCGGGGTGGCAGAAAACGGGAACGGGGATGGCGGCCACGCCCACCAGGGCCGGAAGGCGCCGGGCGAGCTCCACGGAATCCAGGATCCCCAGCGGCGAGGTGTCGACGTTCACGAAGTACGTGCCCTTCGGCGTGAAGACGTCCAGCCCTGCCGCCCGGAGGCCGGCGCTGAGGATGTCCCGCTTCCTCTCCAGCGTGGCGGAGATGCCGTCATAGAAGGCGTCGGGCAGTGCGAGCCCGGCCGCGATCGCACTCTGGAATGGGGTGCCGGAGCTGTAGGTGAGGAACTGCTTCACGGTCCGGACGGCGGACACCAGCTGCTCCGGCCCGCTGAGCCAGCCGACCTTCCAGCCGGTGAACGAGAAGGTCTTGCCGGCCGAGGAGATGGTGATGGTCCGGTCCGCCGCTCCCGGCAGGGTGGCCACCGGGACATGGCTCACGCCGAAGGTGAGGTGCTCATAGACTTCGTCGGTAATGATGAGCGTGTCATGCTTTCGGGCCAGGTCGACGACGCGCTGCAGGACTTCCCGGGGAAACACGGCGCCGGTCGGATTGTGGGGGTTGTTCAGCAGCACCACTTTGGTGCGCGCGCCGAAGGCGGCCTCGAGGGCTGTCGGATCGGGGAGGAAATCGGGCGCCAGCAGCGGAGCCGTGACGTGGGTGGCCCCGGAAAGCCCGATGATTGCGCCGTACGAGTCGTAGAACGGCTCAAAGGTCAGGACTTCGTCACCGGGGCCGACGAACGCCATCAGGGCGGCCGCGATTCCTTCGGTGGCGCCGGTGGTGACGATGATTTCCGTGTCGGGATCCGGCTCGAGGCCGTAAAACCGGCTCTGGTGAGCGGAGATGGCTTGGCGCAGCTCCGGGATGCCCTTGCCCGGAGCATACTGGTTGGAACCCCTGGCGATGGCTGCCTGGGCCGCTGCCTTGATTTCCGCCGGGCCGTCCTCATCCGGGAACCCCTGGCCGAGATTGATGGCGCCGGTCCGGACCGCCAGCGTGGTCATCTCTTCGAAGATCGTGACGCCCAGGGTTCCGTCGGGGGCCAGGAGGTTGGCGCCCGTGGCCGCACGCTGCCAGGGCGCCGGAAGTGTCTCTGTCATTGCTTTCCTGCCTGTCCGTTCAGCCCCGCTGTCAGGTGCGGTTGATGCATCAAGTCATGGTATCCCGGTCCGCGGATACGGTAGGTTCGGAGCATGAGACGCGCCGTATGCCCTGGCTCCTTCGACCCCATCCACAACGGACACCTCGAGGTCATTGCCAGAGCCGCCAGCCTTTTTGACGAGGTCATCGTTGCCGTGTCAACGAACTACGCCAAGAAGTACCGCTTTCCGCTGGAGGAACGGATTGAGATGGCCAAGGAGACCCTGGCCTCACTGCGCGGCATCGTGGTGGAGCCGGTCGGCGAAGGGCTCCTGGCCGAGTACTGCCGGCAGCGCGGCGTGTCCGCAATCGTCAAGGGGCTCCGGTCGTCGTCGGACTTTGACTATGAACTGCCCATGGCCACCATGAACCGCCAGCTCAGCGGCGTCGAGACGGTCTTCCTGCCGGCGGAGGCACACTACCTCCATTTGTCGTCCACGCTGATCAAGGAAGTGGCCAGCCTGGGCGGAAGCGTGTCTGAGTATGTCCCAAGGTCGGTCCTGAAACGCCTCATCGCGGGCCCGCCTGCGCCGGGCCAGCCGCCAAGAGGGTAGGCTTGTGCGGTACATTCCGGCTTCTGCCGGTTGGACGGTGACTCTCCCGCCTGCCGGGGGACGGCGTCCGGTTTGAGTCCGCCAAGGAGTTCAGGCTAAGATAATACGTCGGTCATATGTTCAACAGGAGTTCTCATTAAACGAGATGCAAGTTCGCCCTTGGTGCTTGATGTCAAGGACCTCGGACGCAGTCCGGGGAGCATGCGTACGCTGACGGAACATGTACCCGCGCCGGAAGATCTTGGCGTGGCGCTCATTGGCGTTCAGAAGGGCTCGGATGTCGAGCTCGACCTGAGGCTTGAGGCCGTACACGAAGGAATTCTGGTATCAGGAACCGTAATCGCCGAAGTAACCGGTGAATGCGGCCGATGCCTGGATCCCCTTGCGTATGACCTTGAGGTCAATGTGCAAGAACTTTTCTTCTACGAAGGCGCCTTGCCTTCCGACGAGGAAGACGATGAAGAGCAACGTCGAGTCGAGCACGATCTGATCGATCTTGAGCCGGTGTTGCGGGACGCAGTTGTCACTATGCTGCCGTTCCAGCCGGTGTGCCGGGAAGACTGCCAGGGCCTGTGTTCCGAATGTGGAGCGCGCCTGGAAGACGAGCCGGGGCACCACCACGAGGTCGTAGATCCTCGCTGGGCTGCCCTAGCTGATCTGGCTAAGCCTGACCGGCAAAATTGATTTGTAAGTGTTTTTCTAGAGAGAAATGAGTTAGCCGTGGCTGTTCCCAAGCGGAAAATGTCTCGCTCGAATACCCGCGCCCGCCGCTCCCAGTGGAAGGCGACTGCCCCCCACTTGGTGAAGACCATTGAGAA is part of the Arthrobacter sp. KBS0703 genome and encodes:
- the thiL gene encoding thiamine-phosphate kinase, whose protein sequence is MPQSPLTVAELSEAELLARIFPRLELNAVHSAAVLLGPGDDAAIVAVPDGRTLISIDTQVQDQDFRLQWNNGYRTTGYDVGWKAAAQNLSDINAMGGSATSMVVSLTMPAGTPVDWVEDLADGLAAAIGKLGAGACSVAGGDLGRGRELSVTVAVLGTLSGGQPVLRSGAQAGDTLAIARHAGSAAAGLALLESTHPVGSLAPELRSLLDLQCRPEPPLDAGPLARTSGATAMMDISDGLVRDGTRLALASNVVLDLDPKALTLLAAPLQPAAAVLETDPLAWVLGGGEDHGLLATFPAGVQLPPGFAGIGSVQACTSHEAAGVTIAGRPADSVGWDHFAD
- a CDS encoding ATP-dependent DNA helicase RecG encodes the protein MNTELELGLERRIGKRSAAVVEKHLGITTVGGLLNYFPRRYLSRGELTPISEVPLDEEVTLIARVISNSTRQMRARRGSITDVVISDDAGAHAGGPRPPGSALPGTLKISFFNGFRAKAELQPGRRAMFSGKVTRFAGSLGLTNPDFLLLDEDSDTPGMDPEKLAAMPIPVYPATAKLTSWSIQKVISTLLDTVDLDALQDPLPAAISVREKFLPMPQAYRLIHAPQTPEDSRQARDRFRYQEALVLQSALARRRAQLAAEEATARRPLPDGLLAAFDRQLPFTLTAGQAAVGKTLSQELSQDGPMNRLLQGEVGSGKTIVALRAMLQVVDAGGQAALLAPTEVLAAQHFDSIRRTLGTLSRDGLLGGFGDHSVQVSLLTGSMPTAARKQALLDAASGTAGIVIGTHALLSDNVSFYDLGLIVVDEQHRFGVEQRDALRSKASKPPHLLVMTATPIPRTVAMTVFGDLETSVLDELPAGRAPITTHVVGLAENPAWAGRIWSRSREEIDAGHQVYVVCPKIGTDDDGDFSPGEAEPAPGDLEGDGPARELASVTAVVEHLGEEPSLAGIPLAPLHGRQDPALKSETMASFTANKTKLLVSTTVIEVGVDVHNATLMVILDADRFGISQLHQLRGRVGRGGLPGTCLLVTTLEPGHPSRRRLDAVAATTDGFELSQEDLKLRREGDILGASQSGGRSTLKLLRVLEHEDIIARARQDAQEIVARDPALLDHPALAEAIDDYLNPEKEAFLERG
- a CDS encoding aminotransferase class I/II-fold pyridoxal phosphate-dependent enzyme, whose product is MTETLPAPWQRAATGANLLAPDGTLGVTIFEEMTTLAVRTGAINLGQGFPDEDGPAEIKAAAQAAIARGSNQYAPGKGIPELRQAISAHQSRFYGLEPDPDTEIIVTTGATEGIAAALMAFVGPGDEVLTFEPFYDSYGAIIGLSGATHVTAPLLAPDFLPDPTALEAAFGARTKVVLLNNPHNPTGAVFPREVLQRVVDLARKHDTLIITDEVYEHLTFGVSHVPVATLPGAADRTITISSAGKTFSFTGWKVGWLSGPEQLVSAVRTVKQFLTYSSGTPFQSAIAAGLALPDAFYDGISATLERKRDILSAGLRAAGLDVFTPKGTYFVNVDTSPLGILDSVELARRLPALVGVAAIPVPVFCHPEGAERTRSLLRFAFCKRTEVLEEAASRLATLRDRL
- the rsmD gene encoding 16S rRNA (guanine(966)-N(2))-methyltransferase RsmD, whose protein sequence is MSRIVAGVAGGTPLVSVPGSSTRPTTDRVKEALFSRLDAFDVLAGSRVLDLYAGSGSLGVESASRGATAVDLVEFDAKASAVCQRNADLINGVLAQKAVTVHRSRVESFLERTAEETLWDVVFLDPPYPLDQPALAAVLAKLAGHLAAGAVVVVERSSRSHEPEWPAGMERFAEKKYGETRLWFAEPASGQQLDVGPVPED
- a CDS encoding DAK2 domain-containing protein; translation: MKRWLGKAETALGNHSDRLNAINIFPVADGDTGTNLYLTVRAAARSLQDAAPVPAVMQDPAQPPTPAQMQSPSQSPARTPDLRRAPDAAQNDVGAVLAKAGQAAMEQARGNSGTLFSVFLCAAAEPLAGHTRLTATTLAAALNRAQIRAWSALSDPVPGTMLSVMEAAARAAAAVDAGQNGNDSNYALGLALDAAVEAALEAVVRTEGQLDALQAAHVVDAGGVGMLLILDCLRSAVLGVELQSELLDGLHGYDLQDPHIHADMPDDDGVEVMCTISLSPLDAATLRQRLDELGDSVIMSQVGPAPDADGRYRWRVHVHVLDSGPALETISSLGQPADVSVSELALPRDPNPVEADAGSREGR
- a CDS encoding spermidine synthase, with translation MTEGSPAASRFLRTTGQHAVIEPDTYTDGCFVLSIGGAEQSHVDLADPADIFYEYLRRIGHMVDLAAPWGEPITALHLGAGALTLARYIQATRPGSVQYAVELERELLDFVLERLPLPEGTQLQTIIGDARGALAELPTDLRFDVVILDIFSGPEAPEHLACTEFYEEAAALLTQRGVLIVNVGDEPGLTLVRSQVAALRRAMTDVAAFAEAGMFTGRYPGNIILTGTRKPWPSEWTAALTARGPHPAKVLAGVELDRLSG
- a CDS encoding DUF177 domain-containing protein: MVLDVKDLGRSPGSMRTLTEHVPAPEDLGVALIGVQKGSDVELDLRLEAVHEGILVSGTVIAEVTGECGRCLDPLAYDLEVNVQELFFYEGALPSDEEDDEEQRRVEHDLIDLEPVLRDAVVTMLPFQPVCREDCQGLCSECGARLEDEPGHHHEVVDPRWAALADLAKPDRQN
- the coaD gene encoding pantetheine-phosphate adenylyltransferase yields the protein MRRAVCPGSFDPIHNGHLEVIARAASLFDEVIVAVSTNYAKKYRFPLEERIEMAKETLASLRGIVVEPVGEGLLAEYCRQRGVSAIVKGLRSSSDFDYELPMATMNRQLSGVETVFLPAEAHYLHLSSTLIKEVASLGGSVSEYVPRSVLKRLIAGPPAPGQPPRG